The Saccharomonospora glauca K62 genome has a segment encoding these proteins:
- a CDS encoding alpha/beta fold hydrolase: MPRGRRGRWLALLSAVAVLVAGVLVWVGTDDRPPGYTTREAVVDVAAAPGSDERVHLDTTLYVPERTPAPAVLLPHGFGGDKNSVTREATELAERGFVVLTYSARGFGRSTGQIALNDPDHEIADASRLLDYLADRPEVLLDADGDPRVGVTGASYGGAVALLLAGTDDRVDAIAPVMTYNDLEQALLPNAATSEEVDDRTPAPGAFSADGVFKQAWAGTLFSAGLGPALPAAPGAEAPEPGDEPEESEDTGVSPGTGGASLPVPGQRLPDGEAGSGSCGRFTEQVCAAYTDVATDGVAEEETRALLRRVSPVSVTDRITVPTLLVQGTADTLFGLDQADANARQITEAGGDVSVIWYTGGHDGGVPGPQLRGTIADFLHHHLTGEGEDPAVPFAYEVQGALRTNGSPSVRAVEAAAYPGLASEPTERRRIALAGGEQVARRPPGATPAGISGLPGLNRVVANSSRLSGLFTIDPPGQAATFVSRPMDSQVLVTGAPTVKLNVAAASEEARGRDAVLFVKLYDVSPNGSRTLPGNAVAPVRIPSLPDDGSPVEVTVTLPGVVRPVEAGHSLQLVVATTDQAYATPTEPAAYRISLAGDPAVSVPLVPGTTVTSGWPVAQLLGIGGVLVVVALVAVVAALRRRRSHQVDPDLVDTPLVIRNLTKSYPGGLTAVKGLSFRVERGQVLGLLGPNGAGKTTTLRMLMGLIRPTEGDITVFGRPVSPGAPVLSRIGSFVEGSGFLPHLSGAANLELYWAATGRPAEQAHFEEALEIAGLGDAVHRKVRTYSQGMRQRLAIAQAMLGLPDLLVLDEPTNGLDPPQIHQMREVLRRYAATGRTVLVSSHLLAEVEQTCTHVVVMHRGTLVASGKVSDIVSAGGEATFRVDDPEAAVKVLRATDGVVTARVDGDVVHADLDDMPRSAAVAALVRAGVAVEQAGPRRRLEDAFLQLVGEGEQER; the protein is encoded by the coding sequence ATGCCTCGCGGCAGACGCGGGCGTTGGCTCGCGCTGCTGTCCGCGGTCGCCGTCCTGGTCGCGGGTGTGCTGGTGTGGGTCGGAACCGACGACCGACCACCCGGTTACACGACACGGGAGGCCGTCGTCGACGTGGCCGCCGCGCCGGGCTCCGACGAGCGCGTGCACCTGGACACCACGCTGTACGTACCCGAGCGGACGCCCGCCCCCGCCGTACTGCTGCCCCACGGTTTCGGCGGTGACAAAAACAGCGTCACCCGTGAGGCCACGGAACTGGCCGAGCGCGGTTTCGTCGTGCTGACGTATTCGGCGAGGGGGTTCGGCCGCAGCACGGGGCAAATCGCCCTCAACGACCCGGACCACGAGATCGCCGACGCCTCACGGCTGCTGGACTACCTGGCCGACCGGCCCGAGGTGCTGCTCGACGCGGACGGTGACCCCCGCGTCGGTGTCACCGGGGCGTCCTACGGGGGCGCGGTCGCCCTGCTGCTCGCGGGCACCGACGACAGGGTCGACGCCATCGCCCCCGTGATGACGTACAACGACCTGGAGCAGGCACTCCTGCCCAACGCCGCGACGAGCGAGGAGGTCGACGACCGCACTCCCGCGCCCGGCGCGTTCTCCGCCGACGGAGTCTTCAAGCAGGCGTGGGCGGGCACGTTGTTCTCGGCCGGGCTCGGCCCCGCGCTGCCCGCCGCACCCGGCGCGGAGGCCCCGGAGCCCGGTGACGAGCCCGAGGAGAGCGAGGACACCGGCGTGTCCCCCGGTACGGGGGGAGCGAGTCTTCCCGTGCCCGGACAACGCCTCCCCGACGGCGAGGCCGGGTCGGGCTCGTGCGGCCGCTTCACTGAGCAGGTGTGTGCCGCCTACACCGACGTGGCCACCGACGGGGTCGCCGAGGAGGAGACGCGGGCCCTCCTCCGGCGGGTGTCCCCGGTGTCGGTCACCGACCGCATCACCGTGCCGACGTTGCTGGTGCAGGGCACCGCGGACACCCTGTTCGGGCTCGACCAGGCGGACGCCAACGCCCGGCAGATCACCGAGGCGGGCGGCGACGTGTCCGTGATCTGGTACACGGGCGGCCACGACGGCGGCGTGCCCGGTCCTCAGTTGCGCGGCACCATCGCCGACTTCCTCCACCACCACCTCACCGGGGAGGGCGAGGACCCCGCCGTCCCCTTCGCCTACGAAGTCCAGGGGGCACTGCGCACCAACGGCTCCCCGTCCGTGCGCGCCGTCGAGGCCGCCGCCTATCCGGGGCTGGCCTCCGAGCCGACCGAGCGGCGGCGGATCGCGCTCGCCGGGGGCGAGCAGGTCGCCCGGCGGCCGCCGGGCGCCACCCCCGCCGGTATCAGTGGCCTGCCCGGCCTGAATCGCGTCGTGGCCAACTCGTCACGGCTCTCCGGCCTTTTCACCATCGACCCACCGGGCCAGGCGGCCACGTTCGTCTCGCGACCGATGGACTCCCAGGTGCTGGTCACGGGAGCCCCGACCGTGAAGCTGAACGTCGCCGCCGCGTCGGAGGAGGCACGGGGCCGGGACGCGGTGCTTTTCGTCAAGTTGTACGACGTCAGCCCCAACGGCTCCCGGACTCTGCCCGGCAACGCCGTCGCCCCCGTGCGGATCCCCTCGCTGCCCGACGACGGATCGCCGGTCGAGGTGACGGTCACGCTGCCCGGCGTCGTCCGGCCGGTCGAGGCGGGACACAGCCTGCAGCTCGTCGTGGCCACCACCGACCAGGCCTACGCCACGCCGACGGAACCGGCGGCCTACCGGATCTCCCTGGCCGGCGACCCGGCGGTCTCCGTTCCCCTGGTGCCCGGCACCACGGTGACCTCCGGATGGCCCGTCGCCCAACTGCTCGGCATCGGCGGCGTGCTCGTCGTGGTCGCCCTGGTGGCCGTGGTCGCGGCGCTTCGGCGCCGGAGGTCGCACCAGGTGGACCCCGACCTCGTCGACACTCCGCTGGTGATCCGCAACCTAACCAAGTCCTACCCCGGTGGGTTGACCGCCGTGAAGGGCCTGTCGTTCCGGGTGGAGCGCGGTCAGGTGCTGGGGCTGCTCGGCCCCAACGGCGCGGGCAAGACCACGACGTTGCGCATGTTGATGGGCCTGATCCGGCCCACCGAAGGCGACATCACGGTGTTCGGTCGCCCGGTCTCCCCTGGCGCGCCGGTGCTGTCCCGGATCGGCTCCTTCGTCGAGGGGTCCGGGTTCCTGCCCCACCTGTCGGGCGCGGCGAACCTCGAACTGTACTGGGCTGCCACCGGACGGCCCGCCGAACAGGCCCACTTCGAGGAGGCCCTGGAGATCGCCGGACTCGGTGACGCCGTCCACCGCAAGGTCCGCACCTACAGCCAGGGCATGCGGCAGCGCCTGGCCATCGCCCAGGCCATGCTCGGGCTGCCCGACCTGCTCGTCCTCGACGAACCCACCAACGGGCTGGATCCGCCGCAGATCCACCAGATGCGTGAGGTGCTGCGTCGCTACGCGGCCACGGGGCGCACGGTGCTCGTGTCGAGCCACCTGTTGGCCGAGGTCGAGCAGACGTGTACGCACGTGGTCGTCATGCATCGCGGCACGCTCGTGGCCTCGGGCAAGGTCAGCGACATCGTGTCCGCCGGCGGGGAGGCCACGTTCCGCGTGGACGACCCGGAGGCCGCGGTGAAGGTCCTGCGCGCCACCGACGGTGTGGTGACCGCACGGGTCGACGGCGACGTCGTGCACGCCGACCTCGACGACATGCCGCGGTCCGCGGCCGTGGCCGCCCTGGTGCGGGCGGGCGTGGCGGTCGAACAGGCGGGCCCACGGCGTCGGTTGGAGGACGCGTTCCTCCAGCTGGTCGGAGAAGGGGAGCAGGAGCGATGA
- a CDS encoding VOC family protein codes for MPRPVHFEIHATDPERAITFYTAVFEWSFERSGPEPYWLVTTGEGPGIDGGLAQREGPMPDPDASVNAFPLTIEVSDLDMLTREVEQAGGTVVSAKRPITGLGWIAYCRDTEGNLFGVLQPDPSVE; via the coding sequence ATGCCTCGACCGGTTCACTTCGAGATTCACGCCACCGACCCGGAGCGCGCGATCACGTTCTACACCGCCGTGTTCGAGTGGTCGTTCGAACGCTCGGGACCGGAACCGTACTGGCTGGTCACGACGGGTGAGGGACCGGGCATCGACGGGGGTCTCGCGCAACGCGAGGGGCCGATGCCCGATCCCGACGCCAGCGTGAACGCCTTTCCGCTCACCATCGAGGTGTCCGATCTCGACATGCTGACCCGAGAGGTGGAGCAGGCCGGAGGGACCGTCGTGTCCGCGAAGCGACCCATCACGGGGCTCGGATGGATCGCCTACTGCCGCGACACCGAAGGAAATCTCTTCGGCGTGCTCCAACCCGATCCGAGCGTGGAGTGA
- a CDS encoding ABC transporter permease: MSKADKPGNRTDEGVHTDPAALENLSAAGSPSTEVGPDGGVVGYRPGRTLRLGVELRRQLRRRRTQLVLALAALLPFILVAALEIGDANPNRRSGGFIDLATASAPNFVVVAMLVSGSFLLPMIVALYFGDTVASEASWSSMKYLLAIPVPRHRLLRQKAVASALLSALTLAVLPLVALVVGVVWYGAGEAISPTGDSVSFGASVVAIALGTVYIVVQLSWVAALGLLLSVSTDAPLGAVGGTVLVSILSQILDQITALGDLRDFLPTHFSFAWMDLIATDVDWTNMANGALSAVLYAAVFGLLAARRFATKDITS, from the coding sequence ATGAGCAAGGCCGACAAGCCCGGTAACCGCACGGACGAGGGCGTGCACACCGATCCCGCCGCGCTGGAGAACCTCAGCGCGGCGGGCTCCCCCAGTACCGAGGTCGGTCCGGACGGCGGTGTGGTGGGTTATCGGCCCGGCCGGACCCTGCGGCTGGGTGTGGAGCTGCGGCGGCAACTGCGTCGGCGCCGCACCCAGCTGGTGCTCGCCCTCGCGGCGTTGCTGCCGTTCATCCTGGTGGCGGCGCTGGAGATCGGGGACGCCAACCCGAATCGTCGGTCCGGTGGGTTCATCGACCTGGCCACGGCCAGCGCGCCCAACTTCGTCGTGGTGGCAATGCTGGTGTCGGGCTCGTTTTTGCTGCCGATGATCGTCGCCTTGTACTTCGGCGACACCGTCGCCAGTGAGGCGTCGTGGTCGAGCATGAAGTACCTGCTCGCCATCCCCGTCCCCCGGCATCGGTTGTTGCGGCAGAAAGCCGTCGCCTCCGCGCTGCTGTCGGCCCTCACCCTCGCGGTGCTTCCGCTGGTGGCGCTGGTCGTCGGCGTCGTGTGGTACGGGGCGGGCGAGGCGATCAGCCCCACGGGCGACTCCGTGTCGTTCGGCGCGAGCGTGGTGGCGATCGCGCTCGGGACGGTCTACATCGTCGTCCAGCTGTCCTGGGTGGCCGCCCTGGGCCTGTTGCTGAGCGTGTCCACGGACGCTCCGCTCGGAGCGGTTGGCGGCACGGTGTTGGTGTCGATCCTGTCCCAGATCCTCGACCAGATCACCGCGCTCGGCGATTTGCGGGACTTCTTGCCCACGCACTTCTCGTTCGCCTGGATGGACCTGATCGCCACCGACGTCGACTGGACGAACATGGCCAACGGTGCTTTGTCGGCGGTGCTGTACGCGGCGGTGTTCGGGCTGCTCGCGGCGCGACGGTTCGCGACGAAGGACATCACGAGCTGA
- the uvrB gene encoding excinuclease ABC subunit UvrB: MAFATEHPVLAHSDFRPISEIPRADGRFKVVSDYEPAGDQPAAIDELERRLRAGEKDVVLLGATGTGKSATTAWLIERLQRPTLVMAPNKTLAAQLANELREFFPHNAVEYFVSYYDYYQPEAYVPQTDTYIEKDSSINDDVERLRHSATMNLLSRRDVIVVSSVSCIYGLGTPQSYLDRSTRLAVGEEVDRDTFLRALVDVQYTRNDLAFARGTFRVRGDTVEIIPAYEELAVRVEFFGDEIDKLYYLHPLTGDIVKEVDEVRIFPATHYVAGPERMEKAIRGIEAELEEQLAKLEKQGKLLEAQRLRMRTTYDIEMMRQVGFCSGIENYSRHIDGRPPGSAPATLLDYFPEDFLLVIDESHVTVPQIGGMYEGDASRKRTLVEHGFRLPSALDNRPLTWEEFSDRIGQTVYLSATPGPYEMGQTGGEFVEQVIRPTGLVDPEVIVKPTEGQIDDLVHEIRVRAEKDERVLVTTLTKKMAEDLTDYLLELGIRVRYLHSEVDTLRRVELLRQLRSGDFDVLVGINLLREGLDLPEVSLVAILDADKEGFLRSSTSLIQTIGRAARNVSGQVHMYADTITESMQYAIDETNRRRAKQIAYNEEHGIDPKPLRKKIADILDRVYSEAEDSEQEIEVGGSGRNASRGKKPEQGDRVRSSGVLADRDVSDMPRAELADLIQQLTEQMMQAARDLQFELAARLRDEIAELKKELRGMDAAGVQ, encoded by the coding sequence GTGGCTTTCGCGACCGAACATCCCGTACTCGCACACTCGGACTTCCGGCCGATCTCCGAGATCCCCAGGGCCGACGGCCGGTTCAAGGTGGTCAGCGACTACGAACCCGCAGGTGACCAGCCCGCGGCCATCGACGAACTGGAACGCAGGCTTCGGGCGGGTGAGAAGGACGTCGTGCTGCTCGGTGCCACCGGCACGGGGAAGTCGGCCACCACGGCGTGGCTGATCGAGCGGTTGCAGCGGCCCACGCTCGTGATGGCCCCCAACAAGACCCTGGCCGCCCAGCTGGCCAACGAACTGCGCGAGTTCTTCCCGCACAACGCGGTGGAGTACTTCGTCAGCTACTACGACTACTACCAACCCGAGGCGTACGTCCCGCAGACCGACACCTACATCGAGAAGGACTCGTCGATCAACGACGACGTCGAGCGGCTGCGGCACTCCGCCACGATGAACCTGCTGTCCCGCCGCGACGTCATCGTGGTGTCGAGCGTCTCCTGCATCTACGGTCTGGGCACGCCCCAGTCGTACCTCGACCGCTCCACCCGCCTCGCCGTGGGGGAGGAGGTCGACCGCGACACCTTCCTGCGCGCCCTGGTCGATGTGCAGTACACCCGCAACGACCTGGCGTTCGCGCGCGGCACCTTCCGCGTGCGCGGCGACACCGTGGAGATCATCCCGGCGTACGAGGAACTCGCGGTGCGCGTGGAGTTCTTCGGCGACGAGATCGACAAGCTGTACTATCTGCACCCGCTGACCGGCGACATCGTCAAGGAGGTCGACGAGGTCCGCATCTTCCCCGCCACGCACTACGTCGCGGGACCGGAGCGGATGGAGAAGGCCATCCGCGGCATCGAGGCCGAGCTGGAGGAACAGCTCGCGAAGCTGGAGAAGCAGGGCAAACTGCTGGAGGCCCAGCGCCTGCGGATGCGCACCACCTACGACATCGAGATGATGCGGCAGGTCGGTTTCTGCTCGGGCATCGAGAACTACTCGCGCCACATCGACGGCCGACCGCCCGGCTCCGCCCCCGCCACGCTGCTCGACTACTTCCCCGAGGACTTCCTCCTGGTCATTGACGAGTCGCACGTCACCGTGCCCCAGATCGGCGGCATGTACGAAGGCGACGCTTCGCGGAAGCGGACGCTGGTCGAACACGGGTTCCGCCTCCCCAGCGCGCTGGACAACCGGCCGTTGACGTGGGAGGAGTTCTCCGACCGGATCGGGCAGACCGTCTACCTGTCCGCGACGCCGGGACCGTACGAGATGGGACAGACCGGCGGGGAGTTCGTCGAGCAGGTCATCCGGCCCACCGGCCTGGTCGACCCCGAGGTGATCGTCAAGCCCACCGAGGGGCAGATCGACGACCTCGTGCACGAGATCCGGGTGCGCGCCGAGAAGGACGAGCGGGTACTGGTCACCACCCTGACCAAGAAGATGGCCGAGGACCTCACCGACTACCTGCTCGAACTCGGCATCCGAGTCCGGTACCTGCACTCGGAGGTCGACACGCTGCGCCGGGTGGAGCTGCTCCGGCAACTACGCTCGGGCGACTTCGACGTGCTCGTCGGCATCAACCTCCTGCGTGAGGGGCTCGACCTGCCGGAGGTGTCGCTGGTCGCGATCCTCGACGCCGACAAGGAAGGGTTCCTGCGCAGCAGCACGTCGTTGATCCAGACGATCGGGCGGGCCGCCCGGAACGTGTCGGGACAGGTCCACATGTACGCCGACACGATCACCGAGTCGATGCAGTACGCCATCGACGAGACCAACCGGCGGCGCGCGAAGCAGATCGCCTACAACGAGGAACACGGCATCGACCCGAAGCCGCTGCGGAAGAAGATCGCCGACATCCTCGACCGCGTCTACAGCGAGGCCGAGGACTCCGAGCAGGAGATCGAGGTGGGCGGCTCCGGCCGCAATGCCTCGCGCGGCAAGAAGCCGGAACAGGGCGACCGCGTGCGCAGCTCGGGCGTGCTGGCCGATCGCGACGTCTCCGACATGCCCAGGGCGGAACTCGCCGATCTCATCCAGCAGCTCACCGAGCAGATGATGCAGGCGGCTCGGGACCTGCAGTTCGAGCTGGCCGCTCGGCTCCGCGACGAGATCGCCGAGTTGAAGAAGGAACTGCGCGGCATGGACGCCGCCGGAGTGCAGTGA